One Campylobacter concisus DNA segment encodes these proteins:
- a CDS encoding phosphoribosyltransferase produces MIFYSYDEFAVDAKKMAKQIKDEFDPEVILAVARGGLTLGHSLAVALENRNLFTLNSIHYEDTNKLDTIQIFNVPDLSRYTKILLVDDIIDSGESMVEIKRELLKRYPNLDIKIATVFYKEKALLLPEFKVKEAHDWVEFFWDIHI; encoded by the coding sequence ATGATATTTTATAGCTACGATGAATTTGCCGTTGATGCTAAAAAGATGGCAAAACAGATAAAAGATGAGTTTGATCCAGAGGTAATACTAGCTGTGGCAAGAGGCGGTCTAACGCTTGGTCACTCGCTAGCTGTTGCGCTTGAAAATAGAAATTTATTTACTTTAAATTCTATCCACTACGAGGATACAAACAAGCTTGATACGATACAAATTTTTAATGTGCCAGATCTTAGCAGATACACTAAAATTTTGCTTGTTGATGACATCATCGATAGCGGCGAGAGCATGGTTGAGATAAAAAGAGAGCTGCTTAAACGCTATCCAAATTTAGATATAAAGATAGCTACTGTATTTTATAAAGAGAAGGCTCTGCTTTTGCCTGAATTTAAAGTAAAAGAGGCTCATGACTGGGTTGAGTTTTTCTGGGATATACATATTTAA
- a CDS encoding ArnT family glycosyltransferase — MLERVREFASRHIAFSVFLICLIDFVFLLYAANSLSISYNEAEIFFQKHSLLGYILKLSAHFFGQNDLAVRGVMIFFHIASVVLMYKVSKFYIKLEFDRIVAVLLFVLLPGTLASALIINNAGICITLALLCIYLFHIKKKILFSLFFCLAFFIDGDFLIFYAGFFIFALYKRKPPLAWLSAILFLLTLYFFGFETNGRPSGHFIDTFGIFAAVFSPFVFIFFVYTIYRIWVKEKKDLLWFIAICSFCFCMIVSVRQRLELEQFLPFCVIATPLMVRVFFNSYRVRLPKFRKGHKICTGLVMLFLVFNWSAIIFNQIFYLFLNDPTKHLTYKFDVAKELADKLKEAGVQDIATEDTRLALRLKFYGIKTKSYSKNLLSSADLDEKSKFSIEKMGKVVANFNIKER; from the coding sequence TTGTTAGAAAGAGTTAGAGAATTTGCTAGCAGGCACATTGCTTTTAGCGTATTTTTGATATGTTTGATTGATTTTGTATTTCTACTTTATGCGGCAAATTCTCTTAGTATAAGCTACAATGAGGCTGAAATTTTCTTTCAAAAGCACAGCCTTCTTGGCTACATCTTAAAACTAAGCGCCCATTTTTTTGGTCAAAATGACCTTGCTGTGCGAGGCGTGATGATCTTTTTTCACATCGCAAGCGTGGTTTTGATGTATAAGGTGAGCAAATTTTACATCAAGCTTGAGTTTGACAGGATCGTAGCGGTCCTACTTTTTGTGCTACTTCCTGGCACGCTAGCTTCAGCCCTTATCATAAATAACGCCGGAATTTGCATCACTCTAGCGCTTTTGTGCATATATCTTTTCCATATTAAAAAGAAAATTTTATTTAGTCTCTTTTTCTGCCTAGCCTTTTTCATAGATGGCGATTTTTTGATATTTTATGCAGGTTTTTTTATATTTGCACTTTATAAAAGAAAGCCGCCACTTGCATGGCTCAGCGCCATTTTATTTTTGCTGACACTTTACTTTTTTGGCTTTGAAACAAATGGCAGACCAAGTGGGCATTTTATCGATACTTTTGGCATATTTGCTGCTGTATTTTCGCCATTTGTCTTTATCTTTTTTGTATATACGATTTATAGAATTTGGGTTAAGGAAAAGAAGGATCTTTTGTGGTTTATCGCTATTTGCTCATTTTGCTTTTGTATGATAGTCTCTGTGCGCCAAAGGCTGGAGCTTGAGCAGTTTTTGCCATTTTGCGTGATCGCAACGCCACTTATGGTAAGAGTTTTTTTCAACTCTTATCGCGTGAGACTGCCAAAATTTAGAAAAGGACACAAAATTTGCACTGGCTTAGTGATGCTTTTTTTGGTATTTAACTGGTCAGCGATCATCTTTAATCAAATTTTTTACCTCTTTTTAAACGATCCTACAAAACATCTCACTTATAAATTTGATGTAGCAAAAGAGCTTGCAGATAAGCTAAAAGAGGCTGGAGTGCAAGATATAGCGACCGAAGATACAAGGCTTGCACTAAGGCTTAAATTTTATGGGATAAAAACAAAAAGCTACTCTAAAAATTTATTATCAAGTGCCGATTTAGATGAGAAGTCAAAATTTAGTATAGAAAAAATGGGAAAAGTAGTTGCAAATTTCAATATCAAGGAACGATAA